In a genomic window of Pedobacter sp. KBS0701:
- a CDS encoding hybrid sensor histidine kinase/response regulator transcription factor has protein sequence MDIRKISYLLFCCCAFLLKSAAAIDISRYRFHVMPETSYYGGIQSITKDSLGRIWYTGPDAVFMYDGNSFYQLNELASKSNPKVKWAYGSLVTDKKGGLFLATNHGLLKFNYGQFNFDLILPGKIRSICVHDDGNLYMLSGESLFIYDREKKVSKKIKLPTSKYFNNVISLKGNVYLSQENLLYSFDTRAARFSVFTDLGQTSFAVNDAVAYQGDYYFLTPRGGIFVTDAKGVIKKNIPIAAPGNQTTMAKKIFIDQVGMMWVATQSGLMLYDPQTHVSKLLKMNLNDAFSLPNNSIWTIYGDPDQGAWIGTYGGKIAYCSLYDAYVRYFTPSPGGLNHPVVSGFQEDDLGNVWIATEGGGLNYWNRKDDTFRHFTKAEANSINSNMVKRLKFDPGRKNLFISSFNGGISAYEMATKRFSNLNILLPGSKQPLTVYDFVRDADGTWWMTDPDKNFFHRKKSQATETEMVKLIAANGQALDLEIEAISLDKQQHLRLVSHQGLYIADPKTLKVLRHYVIKNGPYSVNHLCSYYEASNGDLWLGTSGRGVNILKKDGRYLNFNSTNGFLPKIVFGILEDDVSGNIWFSTNEGLYFFDQKTQKFEKARFYKANSCGSFYLRSAYKTKNGEMLFGGTNGFLLFDPQYLNKNLQKSRVFFTSLLINNQQVSNASKDSPLVTDISTLSNHNERRISLSSKQSNIEIRFSSNSYLSADKNQFSYRMVGLSDKWLKMNTSQHAVQFFNLPGGDYIFEIKASNNDGLWGDEISRLYFHVNPPFFLSWWAYSIYTLIALGLLFFIMRYYTNKKVFKERLALEVLKEQNMRDLNQARTDFFTNISHDLKTPLTLVLEPLKQLKETVQKNDHATGYMQLIEKNVARIQRTISQLLRFREIESQKVTLNPQVGDFISFVHDVFGLFELYANKKEIETNITAHEDHLFVAFDYDVIEKILTNLFSNALKYTSNKGYVGVRIYQSTTEEQLRPGVEPDHLEREYISVEVLNTSIGFSEEQIATLFTSFNRLSSYRPTFEESSGLGLAIVKELVDAIEGKIWMVNKTNKVSFTMMLPLKKEAGSGDMQSNVYDYTISEIDDILLEAEEPGHSLKNVRKSTSILLIDDDPNLRNYLERRLSEKYNVYLASDGMEGIIKAEKIYPQLIITDLVMPNTNGFEVCSHLRQNFKTSHIPIVMISGMGDVHQNKTKALEHGATVFIDKPFEVEYLIQQIDTILKNQQEMREMYSKRLVVDPANVTITSMDEELLIKAMKFIEQNMANPNYSVDDFVSDMNTGRTILYQKINDIVGMSIKEFILNIRLKRSAYLLEHADLTVAEVAYQTGFNNAKYFSVCFKKQFEASPSEYKKRYSSESNTV, from the coding sequence ATGGATATCCGGAAAATCTCTTATTTGCTATTTTGTTGTTGTGCATTTCTGCTGAAAAGTGCGGCTGCAATTGATATTTCAAGATATCGGTTCCATGTGATGCCCGAAACATCATATTATGGAGGTATTCAGAGCATCACCAAAGACAGTTTGGGGAGAATCTGGTATACTGGTCCGGATGCTGTTTTTATGTACGACGGGAACAGCTTTTATCAGTTGAATGAATTGGCCTCAAAGAGCAATCCCAAGGTAAAATGGGCTTACGGTTCTCTGGTAACGGATAAAAAGGGTGGGCTATTTTTGGCCACCAATCACGGTTTATTGAAGTTTAACTATGGCCAGTTTAATTTTGATTTGATTCTCCCTGGAAAAATCCGTTCGATCTGTGTTCATGACGACGGCAATCTTTATATGCTCTCTGGCGAAAGCCTGTTCATATATGATCGGGAGAAAAAGGTTTCTAAAAAAATCAAGCTACCTACCAGCAAGTATTTCAATAATGTGATCAGCCTGAAGGGAAATGTTTACCTCTCTCAGGAAAATTTACTTTACAGCTTCGATACCAGGGCAGCACGCTTTTCGGTTTTTACCGATCTGGGTCAAACCTCCTTTGCGGTGAACGATGCTGTGGCCTATCAGGGCGATTACTATTTCCTTACCCCGCGGGGAGGCATTTTCGTGACCGATGCTAAAGGTGTAATTAAGAAAAATATCCCAATAGCTGCTCCGGGTAACCAGACCACTATGGCTAAAAAAATCTTTATTGACCAGGTGGGCATGATGTGGGTAGCCACACAGTCGGGGCTGATGCTTTATGATCCGCAAACCCACGTCAGCAAGCTGCTTAAAATGAACCTGAACGATGCGTTTTCGCTGCCAAATAACTCTATATGGACCATTTACGGTGACCCGGATCAGGGTGCCTGGATTGGTACTTATGGAGGTAAAATTGCTTATTGTTCACTTTACGATGCTTATGTCCGATATTTTACACCCAGCCCGGGCGGACTAAACCACCCGGTAGTAAGTGGTTTTCAGGAAGATGATCTGGGCAATGTTTGGATTGCTACAGAGGGCGGTGGGCTCAACTATTGGAACAGGAAGGATGATACTTTTCGCCATTTTACCAAGGCAGAAGCCAATTCCATCAATTCTAACATGGTTAAGCGCTTAAAATTTGATCCCGGGCGAAAAAACTTATTTATTTCTTCTTTCAACGGGGGTATTTCTGCCTATGAAATGGCTACAAAGCGTTTCAGTAACCTTAACATCCTTTTACCCGGAAGCAAACAGCCTTTAACAGTGTATGATTTTGTACGTGATGCGGACGGAACCTGGTGGATGACTGATCCCGATAAAAACTTTTTCCACCGGAAGAAAAGCCAGGCAACAGAAACGGAGATGGTTAAACTTATCGCGGCTAATGGCCAGGCGCTGGACCTGGAAATTGAGGCGATTTCGCTCGACAAGCAGCAGCATCTTCGTCTGGTTAGCCATCAGGGCCTGTATATCGCAGATCCAAAAACGCTTAAAGTGCTGCGACATTATGTGATCAAAAATGGCCCTTATTCGGTAAATCACCTTTGCAGCTATTATGAAGCATCAAATGGAGACCTTTGGCTCGGTACTTCGGGAAGAGGTGTCAATATTTTAAAAAAAGACGGGCGTTACCTTAATTTTAACAGTACCAATGGTTTTCTTCCTAAAATTGTTTTTGGTATTCTTGAAGACGATGTTTCAGGAAATATTTGGTTTAGCACCAATGAAGGATTATACTTTTTCGATCAAAAAACTCAAAAGTTTGAAAAAGCCAGGTTTTATAAAGCAAACAGTTGTGGTTCTTTTTATTTACGGTCGGCCTATAAAACCAAAAATGGAGAGATGTTATTTGGAGGTACAAACGGGTTTTTACTTTTTGATCCGCAATACCTCAACAAAAACCTGCAAAAATCAAGGGTGTTTTTTACCAGCTTATTAATCAACAACCAGCAGGTAAGCAATGCCTCCAAAGATTCTCCATTAGTCACAGACATTTCTACGCTAAGCAATCACAATGAGCGAAGGATTTCACTTTCCAGTAAGCAGTCGAATATTGAAATCCGTTTTTCGTCAAATAGCTATTTATCTGCAGATAAAAATCAATTTTCGTATCGCATGGTTGGCTTAAGTGATAAATGGCTTAAGATGAATACCAGTCAACACGCTGTTCAGTTTTTTAATTTGCCAGGTGGAGATTACATTTTTGAAATCAAGGCCTCCAACAATGACGGACTCTGGGGTGACGAAATTTCTAGACTCTATTTTCATGTAAATCCACCATTTTTCTTGTCCTGGTGGGCCTATTCCATTTACACTTTAATTGCACTGGGGCTTTTGTTTTTCATCATGCGGTATTATACCAATAAGAAGGTTTTTAAGGAACGACTGGCTTTGGAAGTGCTGAAAGAACAGAATATGCGGGATTTAAACCAGGCGAGAACAGATTTTTTTACTAATATTTCCCATGACCTCAAAACCCCGCTTACCCTGGTACTTGAACCACTGAAGCAGTTAAAAGAAACTGTTCAGAAAAATGACCATGCAACAGGTTATATGCAATTAATTGAGAAAAATGTTGCCCGCATACAGCGTACGATCAGTCAGTTGCTACGTTTTAGAGAGATCGAAAGTCAGAAAGTGACCCTAAATCCTCAGGTTGGTGATTTTATCAGTTTTGTGCACGATGTTTTTGGCCTTTTTGAGCTCTACGCGAACAAAAAAGAAATAGAAACCAATATCACTGCCCACGAAGACCATTTATTTGTAGCCTTCGATTATGATGTTATTGAAAAGATTTTGACCAATCTTTTCTCGAATGCCTTAAAATATACTTCAAACAAGGGCTATGTAGGGGTAAGGATTTATCAATCTACGACCGAAGAGCAGTTGCGGCCAGGTGTTGAGCCAGATCACCTTGAACGGGAATACATCTCTGTAGAGGTGTTAAATACCAGTATAGGCTTTTCAGAAGAGCAGATTGCAACATTATTCACCTCCTTTAACCGGTTATCGTCTTACCGCCCTACTTTTGAAGAAAGCTCGGGCCTTGGCCTTGCCATTGTAAAAGAACTGGTTGATGCCATTGAAGGAAAAATCTGGATGGTAAATAAAACCAATAAAGTCTCTTTTACCATGATGCTCCCGCTTAAAAAAGAAGCAGGCTCCGGCGATATGCAGTCGAACGTATACGATTATACCATCTCTGAAATTGACGATATCCTCTTAGAAGCCGAAGAACCCGGCCATTCACTAAAGAATGTCAGGAAATCTACCAGCATTTTATTAATTGATGATGATCCTAACCTAAGAAACTATCTGGAACGCAGGTTATCTGAAAAGTATAATGTATACCTAGCCAGCGATGGTATGGAGGGCATTATTAAGGCTGAAAAAATCTACCCTCAATTAATCATTACCGATCTGGTGATGCCCAATACCAATGGATTTGAGGTATGCAGCCATTTGCGGCAGAACTTTAAAACCAGCCATATTCCTATTGTCATGATTTCGGGCATGGGCGATGTACACCAGAATAAAACTAAAGCGCTGGAACATGGCGCAACGGTTTTTATTGATAAACCTTTTGAAGTAGAATACCTTATTCAGCAGATTGATACCATCTTGAAAAATCAGCAGGAGATGAGGGAAATGTACAGCAAGCGGTTGGTAGTCGATCCTGCTAATGTGACCATTACTTCTATGGATGAGGAATTGCTGATTAAGGCCATGAAGTTTATTGAGCAGAATATGGCCAATCCGAATTACTCTGTCGACGATTTTGTGTCTGATATGAACACTGGAAGAACAATCCTGTACCAAAAGATCAATGATATAGTGGGCATGTCTATCAAAGAATTTATTCTAAACATCAGACTGAAAAGAAGTGCCTACTTGCTTGAACATGCAGATTTAACAGTAGCAGAAGTAGCTTATCAAACCGGGTTTAACAACGCGAAATATTTTAGTGTTTGCTTCAAAAAACAATTTGAAGCCAGTCCATCTGAATATAAGAAACGCTATAGTTCAGAGAGTAATACCGTTTAA
- a CDS encoding alginate lyase family protein, with amino-acid sequence MNRLKIFLFILFTTGLLCTLPGQQVFAQHQLKGMHPQQQIDFVKKQIKAKKEPYLSAYKALIIKADSALQVTQHAVEDFSIPGFYSDKETHRRTSLALQVDGFSAYSCALAYQLSGKTKYADKAVYFLNAWASINKKYSQLDGSLVMSYSGTTLMISADLLKDYKRWQPRDVTQFKWWTKNVFRAAANSIRYRNNNSGDWSRFASLLADTYLEDHEDLQQNINLIKKDLFDKIAPDGYLVEEVKRQGKGIWYTYFSLAPLTASSWIIYNHTGENLFEASKDGASFKKALDYLFYYNQHPKEWKFFKNPDTGSVRTITGFWPANLLEAMNGIYPSPQFDDFLTPYRPIMYTTHDYAWTFPTLMPLRLNGYQ; translated from the coding sequence ATGAATCGTTTAAAAATTTTTCTCTTTATTTTATTTACAACCGGCCTTTTGTGTACACTGCCAGGGCAGCAAGTCTTTGCGCAACATCAACTCAAGGGGATGCATCCGCAACAACAGATTGATTTTGTTAAAAAGCAGATCAAAGCCAAAAAAGAGCCTTATCTGTCTGCTTATAAAGCGTTGATAATCAAAGCAGATTCAGCGCTGCAAGTGACACAACATGCAGTTGAAGATTTCAGTATTCCGGGCTTCTATTCAGACAAGGAAACACACCGCAGAACTTCTCTGGCCCTCCAGGTTGATGGTTTTTCAGCTTATAGTTGCGCCTTGGCTTATCAGCTGAGTGGGAAAACAAAATATGCTGATAAAGCAGTTTATTTTCTAAATGCCTGGGCATCCATTAATAAAAAGTATTCTCAATTGGATGGTTCGCTCGTGATGTCATACTCTGGTACCACCTTAATGATCAGCGCCGATTTGCTCAAGGACTATAAAAGATGGCAGCCCAGGGACGTAACGCAGTTTAAATGGTGGACTAAAAATGTATTTCGTGCTGCTGCAAACAGCATCCGGTATCGGAATAATAACTCTGGCGATTGGTCCCGTTTTGCCTCTCTCCTTGCTGATACCTACCTGGAAGACCATGAAGATCTGCAGCAAAACATTAACTTGATTAAAAAGGACCTTTTTGATAAGATTGCTCCAGATGGCTACCTGGTGGAAGAAGTAAAGCGCCAGGGAAAGGGTATTTGGTATACTTATTTTTCTTTGGCACCGCTCACTGCATCCAGTTGGATAATCTATAACCACACGGGTGAAAACCTTTTTGAAGCCTCGAAGGATGGTGCATCATTTAAAAAGGCGCTTGATTATTTGTTTTACTACAATCAACACCCTAAAGAGTGGAAATTTTTCAAAAATCCGGATACAGGATCTGTCCGTACAATAACAGGCTTCTGGCCGGCCAACCTGCTGGAGGCGATGAATGGAATTTACCCTTCGCCGCAATTTGATGACTTTCTTACTCCATACCGTCCCATTATGTATACCACACATGATTATGCCTGGACATTCCCAACCCTCATGCCTTTACGTTTAAACGGATACCAATAA
- a CDS encoding family 16 glycosylhydrolase, with amino-acid sequence MKKHLFKPLLLGCAFCISLSANAQQKKHPKPPALRANGYKLVWAEEFNSNGAPNPANWTYELGFERNEESQWYQRENARCENGKLILEAKREKKANPNFKEGSSDWKKNRREADYTSASIKTQGLHSWLYGRFVMRGKIDIREGIWPAWWTLGTKGSWPATGEIDIMEYYRKKLLANIAFMGSDRKDSWFSTEKNIDSLGGRAWSDQFHIWRMDWDENSIALYVDNQLLNKVSLDRLVNQNGTNINPFKQPHYMLLDLAIGGKQGGDPSKTTFPARFEVDYIRVYQK; translated from the coding sequence ATGAAAAAACATTTATTTAAACCATTATTGCTTGGCTGTGCTTTCTGCATCAGTTTATCTGCAAATGCGCAGCAAAAAAAACATCCTAAGCCTCCTGCACTCCGTGCCAATGGATACAAATTGGTATGGGCCGAAGAATTTAACAGCAATGGCGCACCCAATCCGGCTAACTGGACTTATGAACTCGGATTTGAACGCAATGAAGAATCTCAATGGTATCAACGGGAAAATGCAAGGTGTGAAAACGGAAAACTAATCCTTGAGGCCAAAAGAGAGAAAAAGGCAAATCCTAACTTTAAGGAGGGAAGCAGCGACTGGAAAAAGAATAGGAGAGAAGCCGATTATACTTCTGCCAGTATCAAAACACAAGGATTGCACAGCTGGCTTTACGGCAGGTTTGTAATGCGCGGCAAAATCGATATCCGCGAAGGCATTTGGCCAGCCTGGTGGACACTGGGAACAAAAGGATCCTGGCCTGCAACCGGTGAAATCGATATCATGGAATACTACCGGAAAAAACTCCTCGCCAATATCGCTTTTATGGGTTCGGATAGAAAAGATTCCTGGTTTAGCACAGAGAAAAATATAGATTCCCTGGGTGGTCGGGCATGGTCAGATCAATTTCACATCTGGCGAATGGACTGGGATGAAAACAGCATTGCGCTTTATGTTGACAACCAGCTTTTAAATAAGGTATCATTAGACCGGTTAGTAAACCAGAATGGCACCAATATTAATCCTTTTAAACAACCGCATTATATGCTGCTCGATTTGGCAATAGGGGGTAAACAGGGTGGAGATCCCTCAAAGACTACATTCCCGGCAAGGTTCGAAGTAGATTATATCAGGGTTTATCAAAAATAA
- a CDS encoding glycoside hydrolase family 105 protein has translation MNLKQLLLILVFSCYSGLSAFSGETPVKRDSTLETTNIFKTMQRVADWQLNTWKNKGFNHRKADWTNGACYTGIFAFGNLKGNEHYLKTLVDIGDELGWNTGHLRFHADDYCVGQTYAQLYIKFKKKKMIAPFILQADSIISQPHNEPLNWKNNIQKREWAWCDALFMGPPSLAYLSTATKNEKYLNTAVKLWWKTTEFLYDPEEKLFFRDESFFNKREKNGQKIFWSRGNGWVLAGLVRVLENMPKNHPDRNKLVQLYKDMVSRVAGLQQSDGSWHASLLDPASFPVEEMSGTGFFCYAIAWGLNHGILEKQQYLPVVEKSWKALASAVHEDGMLGYVQPIGASPDAVNASSTEVYGVGAFLLAGTQLYEYLKKPKQAH, from the coding sequence ATGAATTTAAAACAACTGCTTCTGATTTTAGTATTTAGCTGTTACAGCGGACTTAGCGCCTTTTCAGGTGAAACACCTGTAAAAAGGGATTCTACTTTAGAAACCACAAACATTTTTAAAACGATGCAGCGGGTTGCAGACTGGCAATTAAATACCTGGAAGAATAAGGGATTTAATCATCGAAAAGCAGATTGGACCAATGGTGCCTGCTACACGGGCATTTTTGCTTTTGGTAACCTGAAGGGCAATGAACATTACCTGAAAACGCTGGTTGATATTGGCGATGAGCTAGGCTGGAATACCGGGCATTTGCGCTTTCATGCAGATGATTATTGCGTAGGACAAACTTATGCACAACTCTACATTAAGTTCAAAAAGAAAAAGATGATTGCACCTTTTATTTTGCAGGCCGATAGTATCATCAGCCAACCCCATAACGAACCTTTGAACTGGAAAAACAATATCCAAAAAAGAGAGTGGGCCTGGTGTGATGCGCTTTTCATGGGACCTCCTTCTCTGGCATACCTGAGTACCGCTACCAAAAACGAAAAGTACCTGAATACGGCTGTTAAATTGTGGTGGAAGACAACCGAATTTTTATATGATCCTGAGGAGAAGCTGTTTTTTCGGGATGAGAGTTTCTTTAATAAAAGGGAGAAAAACGGGCAAAAAATATTTTGGTCGAGAGGCAATGGATGGGTTTTAGCTGGTCTGGTAAGGGTATTGGAGAATATGCCGAAAAACCACCCGGATAGAAATAAACTGGTTCAGCTTTATAAAGATATGGTATCCAGGGTTGCCGGATTACAGCAGTCAGATGGTAGCTGGCATGCTTCATTATTAGATCCTGCGAGTTTCCCGGTTGAGGAGATGAGCGGTACCGGCTTTTTTTGCTATGCTATTGCCTGGGGTTTAAATCATGGTATTTTAGAAAAGCAGCAATATCTTCCTGTTGTAGAAAAATCATGGAAAGCCCTGGCTTCTGCTGTTCATGAAGATGGTATGCTGGGGTATGTACAGCCAATTGGTGCAAGTCCGGATGCCGTAAATGCCAGTAGTACCGAGGTTTATGGCGTGGGCGCATTTTTGCTGGCAGGAACTCAATTGTACGAATACCTGAAGAAGCCAAAACAGGCACATTAA
- a CDS encoding DUF4886 domain-containing protein: MKINMKLWFPALVRFSIHFLLLICLAANVSAQTRRDTLRLFIIGNSFSQNASTFLPQLAKERGKTLIIGRAELGGHSLEQHWGYVEKAEADPDDPKGKPYSGKSLKMLLSQGKWDIVTIQQYSFLSADSSSYYPYAGKLIAYVKALQPQARIVIHQTWAYRTDAKKFGRIAEGKPAMSQKEMWQKSRAAYHLLAKRINARILPVGDAFEVVANHKKYGFKPDLLFNYNQPTAPNLPDQTHSINIGYFWSKKELVFDPNHANDAGKYLGGLIWYGILFDDSVKNIRFKPETVSEEFARYLRKVAAHTISKKQPVK; the protein is encoded by the coding sequence ATGAAGATTAATATGAAACTATGGTTTCCGGCTTTAGTTAGGTTCAGCATTCATTTTCTGCTATTGATTTGCCTGGCTGCAAATGTTTCTGCTCAAACCCGGCGGGATACATTACGCTTATTTATTATAGGCAATAGCTTTTCCCAAAATGCATCCACCTTTTTGCCGCAACTGGCAAAAGAAAGAGGAAAAACGCTCATTATCGGGCGCGCTGAACTTGGAGGGCATTCACTTGAGCAGCATTGGGGTTATGTAGAAAAAGCAGAAGCCGATCCTGATGACCCCAAGGGAAAACCTTACAGCGGAAAATCATTAAAAATGTTGTTGAGCCAAGGGAAATGGGATATTGTTACTATCCAGCAGTATTCTTTCCTTTCGGCAGACTCCTCCAGCTACTATCCCTATGCCGGCAAACTAATTGCCTATGTTAAGGCGTTGCAACCTCAGGCGCGTATTGTCATCCATCAAACCTGGGCGTACCGTACCGATGCAAAGAAGTTTGGGCGTATAGCCGAAGGCAAACCCGCAATGAGCCAGAAGGAAATGTGGCAGAAATCACGTGCGGCTTATCATCTCCTGGCAAAGCGGATCAATGCCCGGATTTTACCAGTGGGTGATGCTTTTGAAGTCGTGGCTAACCACAAAAAATATGGCTTCAAACCCGATCTTTTATTTAATTATAATCAGCCTACAGCTCCAAATCTACCAGATCAAACCCATTCGATCAACATCGGGTACTTCTGGAGTAAAAAAGAGCTGGTGTTCGATCCTAATCATGCCAACGATGCAGGGAAATACTTAGGTGGATTAATCTGGTATGGCATCCTGTTTGATGATTCAGTTAAAAATATACGGTTTAAGCCAGAAACAGTCTCCGAAGAATTTGCCCGATATCTTCGTAAAGTGGCAGCCCATACCATAAGTAAAAAACAGCCCGTAAAATAA